The nucleotide sequence ATAAACGATAAGTCCCACAGTGGCACTTACACCGAAAAACAGAGCAAGAAGAAGCCCGAGCCTCTTTTTACGTCTTGGGTTCATAGGGTGTTCTCCAGATTCTTAGCCGCTTCAATGCGCGCCTGACGCGCCTGTTTAGCCTTTATTTCTTTCATTGTTTTCTTTCCGGTGGATACGCTGTTCCAGACTAGAATAAACAGAGCGAGGAAGGTAATGCCATACGCGCTCCATACATAGGCGCCATAACCGCCCATAAAAAACAGCTCAGATAAATTCTCAAAATGCATACTACTTATCCCCAATCACTGGTTTATCGGAAACAAGTTCCTGAACCCAGGGCCTGTGACTCTCTTTAGACAAAATTTCATTTCTGAACCGGACAAGGGTCAGAGTGATAAAGAAACATGCAAAGCCGAAGATATTCAGAAGAAGCGGCCACAGCATATTTCCGGAAATAGAAGGTTTATCAAACTTGGTAATTGTTGCTCCCTGATGCAGGGTATTCCACCATTCCACTGAGAAGTGAATAATCGGCAGGTTCACAACACCCACAATTGCCAGAATACCCGCCGCCTTAGCCGCTGTTTTCTGATCGTCAAATGCGTGATACAGCGCAATAACACCCAGGTAAAGGAACAGAAGAATAAGCTCTGATGTCAGGCGGGCATCCCATACCCACCAGGCTCCCCACATAGGTTTACCCCAGATGGCACCGGTAAGCAAAGCGATAAAGGTAAAGACGGCACCAATAGGCGCCATAGCCGCAGCAGCCATATTTGAAAGACGCAACTGCCAGACGATACCGATAAAGGCAGCAATCGCCATGGACATATACGCACCCATTGACCATATTGCCGAAGGAACATGGATATAGATAATGCGGAAACTGTCACCCTGCTGGTAATCAGAAGGCGCGAACATCAGTCCCCAAAGAGTCCCTGAGCCCACAAGTAAAACAGTGATAACTGCGAACCAGGGAAGCAGTTTTCCACACAAACGATAAGTCGTTTCAGGTTTTGAATAGGGGTGGAGCCATTTCCACATTGTCTCTCTCACTCTTGCTTTAAAATAAACTAACTAATTATCCAGATACTTTAGTCTAAACAATATACCTCTAAGGTATTAACTAAAAAGTCTAATTCACACTTACGCGAATCGCTGCGCTGATTGCGAAAGGAGTCAGGGTCACTGAACCGGCCAGCATAGCCGCCATAATTGCAATCTGACCATTGTAAGCCATACCCAGGCTGGCAGCATCAATCGCAGATGTTGCAAAAATCAGAACCGGAATAAATAGCGGCAATATCAGAAGACTAAGCAGCACCCCGCCCTTTTGCAGCCCCACTGTAAGTGCAACGCCGATAGCACCGATAAAGCTCAGGGTTGGTGTGCCCACAAGCAGGGTCAGAACCACCGTCTTCCAGGTTTCAAAATCCAGAGAAAGCAATACCGCCAGAATCGGGCTAATCAGAATCAGAGGCAGACCGGTAAGCAGCCAGTGAGCAATTACCTTAGAGATAACCACCAGAGGCAGCGGTATCGGGAACAGCATCATCTGCTCAAGAGCGCCATCCTGGAAATCATCTTTAAACAGACGCTCCATAGACAGAAGCACCGACAGCAGAGCTGCTACCCAGATTATCCCGGCTGCAATTCGTGCCAATAGATTTGGCTCAGGACCGATACTGAGAGGAAATAGTGTAATTACGATAATAAAAAACCACAGCGGGTTAAGAATGTCTGCCTGACGGCGGAAAGCAATCAAAAGTTCCCTGCGGATAATGGCGATCATTTGGCTAAGCATACTAGTCACCCAATTTTATTTTTCTAAGTTTTGGTGAGTCTTCAAACATATCCTGGTGGGTTGTCAGGATAACAATTCCGCCATTTTCAGCATGGTTCAGAAACAGGTTTTCCAGTACCTTCACACCCTGTTTGTCAATCGCAGTCAGAGGTTCATCAAGAATCCATAACGGCTGCTTGCTAATCCAGAGTCTGGCTAAAGCCACCCTGCGCTGCTGACCTGCAGATAACTGAGCAACCGGGACATCTTCACGCCCGGCAAGCCCAACCTGAGCAAGCGCAGACCAGAGTTTTTCTTTATCTGAACTGGCCTGATGAATCGACTGATAGAAAGCCAGATTCTCAAATCCGCTTAACTCTCTTTTTACACCGGTCTGGTGTCCTAAAAACAGCAGGTCCTGATGAAAGGCATCCCTCTCACTTACCGTTGACTGCCCGTTCCAGAATACCTCACCCGCGTCTCTGTCTCCGAGACCGGAAATAATTCTTAGTAAGGTTGTTTTACCTGTACCATTTCTGCCTTCAATTTGGACTATTTCGCCAGATTTGATCGAGAAAGAGAGATCTTCAAAAAGAACCCGTTCAT is from Vibrio sp. JC009 and encodes:
- a CDS encoding heme ABC transporter permease; the encoded protein is MWKWLHPYSKPETTYRLCGKLLPWFAVITVLLVGSGTLWGLMFAPSDYQQGDSFRIIYIHVPSAIWSMGAYMSMAIAAFIGIVWQLRLSNMAAAAMAPIGAVFTFIALLTGAIWGKPMWGAWWVWDARLTSELILLFLYLGVIALYHAFDDQKTAAKAAGILAIVGVVNLPIIHFSVEWWNTLHQGATITKFDKPSISGNMLWPLLLNIFGFACFFITLTLVRFRNEILSKESHRPWVQELVSDKPVIGDK
- the ccmB gene encoding heme exporter protein CcmB, with protein sequence MLSQMIAIIRRELLIAFRRQADILNPLWFFIIVITLFPLSIGPEPNLLARIAAGIIWVAALLSVLLSMERLFKDDFQDGALEQMMLFPIPLPLVVISKVIAHWLLTGLPLILISPILAVLLSLDFETWKTVVLTLLVGTPTLSFIGAIGVALTVGLQKGGVLLSLLILPLFIPVLIFATSAIDAASLGMAYNGQIAIMAAMLAGSVTLTPFAISAAIRVSVN
- the ccmA gene encoding cytochrome c biogenesis heme-transporting ATPase CcmA, whose translation is MLEVSNLTAIRDERVLFEDLSFSIKSGEIVQIEGRNGTGKTTLLRIISGLGDRDAGEVFWNGQSTVSERDAFHQDLLFLGHQTGVKRELSGFENLAFYQSIHQASSDKEKLWSALAQVGLAGREDVPVAQLSAGQQRRVALARLWISKQPLWILDEPLTAIDKQGVKVLENLFLNHAENGGIVILTTHQDMFEDSPKLRKIKLGD
- the ccmD gene encoding heme exporter protein CcmD; this translates as MHFENLSELFFMGGYGAYVWSAYGITFLALFILVWNSVSTGKKTMKEIKAKQARQARIEAAKNLENTL